In one Brassica oleracea var. oleracea cultivar TO1000 chromosome C9, BOL, whole genome shotgun sequence genomic region, the following are encoded:
- the LOC106315018 gene encoding uncharacterized mitochondrial protein AtMg00810-like — protein MGDEIGSQERTFTWSVSPLPPGKVPIGCKWIFKVKYNPDGTVERFKARANGRYLAVLVYVDDILVASNNDGAVKEFIDELESHFKLRNLGEAKYFLGLEIARSKQGIYVCQRKYVLELLDDAGFLGCKPSSIPLDPTIKLSSETIRKPSDGSKVIHEMGELLENPKVNRKLMGRLMYLAITRPDMAYALTKLCKYSSKPRDSHLAAVHKLLRYLKGIIGQGVFYEANGQLTLRGHADAGWGSCRDTRKSITGYAMFIGDSLVSWRSKKQHIISRSTA, from the exons ATGGGAGACGAGATTGGTTCTCAGGAAAGAACTTTCACTTGGAGTGTCAGTCCTTTACCCCCTGGTAAAGTACCTATTGGTTGCAAATGGATTTTTAAGGTGAAGTATAATCCTGATGGTACTGTGGAGAGATTTAAAGCAAG AGCCAATGGGAGATATTTGGCTGTGTTAGTGTATGTGGATGACATATTGGTGGCGAGTAATAATGATGGAGCAGTGAAGGAATTCATAGATGAGTTGGAATCACATTTCAAACTCAGGAATCTAGGAGAAGCAAAGTACTTCCTCGGATTGGAAATTGCGAGATCGAAGCAGGGGATATATGTTTGTCAAAGGAAGTATGTACTAGAGTTACTAGATGATGCAGGCTTTCTTGGTTGTAAACCATCATCTATTCCTTTGGATCCTACGATCAAGTTATCGTCTGAGACAATACGGAAACCATCTGATGGTTCCAAAGTGATTCATGAAATGGGAGAGTTACTTGAAAATCCCAAGGTTAATAGAAAGTTGATGGGAAGATTGATGTATTTGGCGATCACAAGACCCGACATGGCTTATGCTTTAACCAAGCTATGTAAATATTCATCTAAACCACGTGATTCTCATCTTGCGGCTGTTCACAAGCTTCTGAGATATCTTAAAGGGATTATTGGTCAAGGCGTTTTCTATGAAGCTAATGGACAGTTGACGCTACGTGGTCATGCAGATGCTGGTTGGGGTTCTTGTAGGGATACTCGCAAATCTATAACAGGTTATGCGATGTTCATTGGTGATTCGTTAGTATCTTGGAGGTCGAAGAAGCAACACATAATATCAAGAAGTACAGCATAA